One Ricinus communis isolate WT05 ecotype wild-type chromosome 1, ASM1957865v1, whole genome shotgun sequence DNA window includes the following coding sequences:
- the LOC8267322 gene encoding uncharacterized protein LOC8267322 yields MVRVTLQLVLLVLGSLLIGWASSHQESGEWSCDSDSGIQLQAEFRPGLITLDGNADDWKDIDGFEFSLLPALDPDDDKEYKGGKMTVKALHDGKDVFFLLQVDGDYAYTKGTNNKCPSVALMFQIGDHATYHNMGGCGEGPDACTSKTCKGHEVDIMHFSIGNAIPGRLYGGNPIDNRDGNGGDRFGHLVDLYAWNPHCRYIDGIGPSGNDSSAQNNWKGAWWHTTFNVLSGFVEEDSPYASDGQKGTYYFEFSRPLRTMDRLQQDAQFTIGGSSKMSVAFWYPVDKNPWHGSGHYSVNCDWVPLEFSAGSSTLSTSAPGGSGDVASAFSLLFSVVAMCISVFVVYRIARPKSNQFTPMAMDNL; encoded by the exons ATGGTTCGAGTTACACTGCAGTTGGTGCTACTGGTCCTAGGCTCCCTTCTGATCGGGTGGGCCAGCTCACACCAGGAGTCGGGTGAGTGGAGCTGCGACTCGGACTCTGGGATCCAACTACAAGCTGAGTTCAGACCCGGACTCATCACCCTCGACGGTAACGCCGATGATTGGAAGGACATTGACGGCTTTGAGTTCTCTCTCCTTCCTGCTCTTGACCCGGATGACGATAAAGAGTATAAAGGTGGAAAAATGACCGTTAAG GCCTTGCACGATGGTAAGGATGTGTTTTTCTTGTTGCAAGTTGATGGGGACTATGCTTACACAAAAGG CACTAATAATAAATGCCCATCTGTGGCCCTCATGTTTCAAATTGGTGATCATGCCACCTATCACAAT ATGGGCGGTTGTGGGGAAGGGCCTGATGCTTGCACAAGCAAAACTTGCAAAGGCCATGAAGTCGACATTATGCATTTTTCAATTGGAAACGCTATTCCAGGACGGCTCTATGGTGGGAATCCAATAGACAACAGAGATGGAAATGGTGGTGACAG GTTTGGCCATTTGGTTGATCTTTATGCATGGAATCCACACTGTAGATACATTGATGGAATTGGTCCTTCAG GAAATGATTCTAGTGCGCAAAATAACTGGAAAGGGGCATGGTGGCACACTACCTTCAATGTCCTCTCAG GTTTTGTGGAGGAAGACAGTCCTTATGCTTCAGATGGTCAAAAGGGCacatattattttgaattctCCAGGCCTTTAAGAACCATGGATCGTCTCCAACAG GACGCACAGTTTACGATTGGCGGATCTAGCAAGATGTCTGTTGCATTCTGGTATCCAGTTGATAAAAATCCATGGCATGGATCTGGTCACTATTCTGTCAACTGCGATTGGGTACCTCTAGAATTCTCTGCTGGCAGTTCAACACTGAGCACATCTGCACCAGGCGGCTCAGGAGATGTTGCCAGTGCCTTTTCCCTTCTATTTTCAGTAGTTGCGATGTGCATCTCAGTTTTTGTGGTATATAGAATTGCCAGACCAAAAAGTAACCAGTTTACACCAATGGCAATGGACAATCTCTAG
- the LOC8267321 gene encoding nodal modulator 1 translates to MKIRDALLYFSILLYSFSFASADSIHGCGGFVEASSSLIKSRKSTDTKLDYSDITVELRTVDGLVKERTQCAPNGYYFIPVYDKGSFVIKISGPEGWSWDPESVPVIVDDTGCNHNEDINFRFTGFTLSGRVMGAVGGESCLVKSGGPSNVNVELLSPSDDFISSVLTSATGSYSFNNIIPGKYKIRASHPDLKVEVKGSTEVHLGFENGIVDDIFFVPGYDLHGYVVAQGNPILGVHIFLYSEDVVELDCPQGSGDATGQRNPLCHAISDADGMFSFKSLPCGRYELVPYYKGENTLFDVSPPLVSVSVEHQHVTVPQKFQVTGFSVGGRVADGNDMGVEGVKIIVDGHERSMTDKEGYYKLDQVTSNHYTIEARKEHYRFNSLKEYMVLPNMASVADIKAISYDVCGVVRMVNSGYKAKVTLTHGPENVKPQARQTDGDGKFCFEVAPGEYRLSAFAATPESAPGLLFLPPYVDLVVKSPLMNVEFSQALVNVLGSVTCKEKCGPSVSVTLMRLGGKRNEERKSITLTDESDEFLFANVLPGKYRIEVKHSSHGATPDKDNWCWEQSFIDVVVGAEDVKGNLFVQKGYWVNVVSTHDIDAYLTQLDHSIINLKIKKGSQHICVESPGVHELHFINSCILFASSPMKIDTSNPSPVYLRGEKYLLKGQIKVELSSADGLYEPPNNFVVDILNGDSSVIDGASANLASGASDHTSTGIYEYSIWANLGEKLTFVPRDSRVNGEKRILFYPKEHNVLVANDGCQASIPVFSGRPGLYIEGSVSPPLSGVYIKISAAEDSHVTLLKKDDLALETVTGMDGSFVGGPLYDDISYSVEASKPGYHLKRMGPHSFSCQKLGQISIHIYSKDDANEPIPSVLLSLSGDDGYRNNSVSGAGGTFLFDNLFPGTFYLRPLLKEYAFSPPAQAIELGSGDTREVTFEATRVAYSATGMITLLSGQPKEGVSVEARSESKGYYEETVTDSSGNYRLRGLVPDTTYVIKVVEKHGLGSAFERASPESYTVKVGHGDIKALDFVVFEQLEMTILSCNVEGKRTEEFHSHLLVEIKSASDTSKIESVFPLPLSNFFQVKNLPKGKHLLQLRSSLQSSTLKFESDIIEVDLEKTAQIHVGPLRYNFEEDHQKQELTVAPVLPLVVGVSVIALFISMPRLKDLYQSTTGIPTPGFVTTAKKETRKPVVRKKTY, encoded by the exons ATGAAGATCAGAGACGCTTTGCTATACTTCTCGATCCTACTCTACTCATTTTCATTTGCTTCCGCTGATTCTATCCATGGTTGCGGCGGATTCGTCGAG GCGAGTTCGTCGCTGATCAAGTCGAGGAAGTCAACTGATACAAAATTGGATTATTCTGATATCACG GTTGAGCTTCGCACTGTAGATGGATTGGTAAAGGAAAGAACGCAGTGCGCTCCAAATGGATACTATTTCATTCCAGTATATGACAAG GGTTCATTTGTAATTAAAATCAGTGGACCAGAAGGATGGTCGTGGGACCCAGAAAGTGTTCCTGTTATTGTTGATGATACTGGTTGCAATCACAACGAAGATATTAACTTCCGATTCACGGG GTTCACCTTATCTGGTAGAGTTATGGGAGCGGTTGGTGGAGAGAGCTGTTTAGTTAAAAGTGGCGGTCCTTCAAATGTTAATGTTGAACTGTTGTCTCCTAGCGATGATTTTATATCTTCTGTTTTAACATCAGCAACTGGGAGTTACTCGTTCAACAATATTATTCCAG GAAAGTACAAAATCCGTGCATCACATCCTGATCTAAAAGTTGAAGTTAAAGGCTCCACAGAG GTGCATTTGGGGTTTGAAAATGGCATAGttgatgatattttctttgtcCCTGGATATGATCTCCATGGATATGTTGTTGCTCAG GGAAACCCAATATTAGGAGTGCACATTTTTCTATATTCAGAGGATGTTGTAGAACTAGATTGTCCCCAAGGTTCTGGTGATGCTACAGGACAAAGAAATCCTCTTTGCCATGCTATATCTGATGCCGATGGGATGTTCTCATTTAAATCACTACCTTGCG GGCGTTATGAACTTGTTCCTTATTACAAGGGTGAGAATACATTATTTGATGTCTCACCTCCTCTTGTATCAGTTTCTGTTGAGCATCAGCATGTGACAGTTCCCCAAAAGTTTCAG GTCACTGGATTTTCTGTTGGAGGGCGAGTGGCTGATGGGAATGACATGGGAGTAGAGGGTGTTAAAATTATTGTTGATGGTCATGAACGGTCTATGACTGATAAAGAAGGTTATTACAAGCTTGACCAG gtTACATCAAATCATTATACAATAGAGGCCAGGAAGGAGCATTACAGGTTCAACAGCTTGAAGGAATATATG GTTTTGCCAAACATGGCTTCAGTGGCAGATATTAAGGCAATCTCCTACGATGTCTGTGGCGTGGTTAGGATGGTTAATTCTGGTTACAAAGCAAag GTAACTTTGACTCATGGGCCAGAAAATGTTAAACCTCAAGCTAGACAGACAGATGGAGATGGAAAGTTCTGCTTTGAG GTCGCACCTGGTGAATATCGTTTATCTGCTTTCGCTGCTACTCCTGAGAGTGCTCCTGGACTTCTCTTTTTACCACCTTATGTTGATCTTGTGGTTAAAAGCCCATTGATGAATGTAGAATTTTCTCAG GCCCTTGTCAATGTGCTTGGCTCAGTAACTTGCAAGGAGAAATGTGGTCCCTCTGTTTCTGTTACTCTAATGAGATTAGGTGGAAAACGTAATGAAGAAAGGAAGTCCATAACTTTGACAGATGAGAGtgatgaatttctttttgcaaATGTCTTACCAGGGAAATACAGGATTGAG GTCAAACATAGTTCCCATGGAGCCACACCCGACAAAGATAATTGGTGCTGGGAGCAGAGCTTCATTGATGTGGTTGTTGGTGCTGAGGATGTTAAAGGAAATTTATTCGTTCAAAAAGGTTACTGGGTTAATGTTGTTTCAACCCATGATATAGATGCTTACTTGACTCAGCTAGatcattcaattattaatttgaaaattaag AAAGGATCCCAGCATATATGTGTGGAATCTCCTGGAGTACATGAGCTCCACTTTATTAACTCATGTATTTTGTTCGCTAGCTCGCCAATGAAGATTGACACATCAAATCCATCG CCTGTCTATCTAAGAGGAGAAAAGTATCTTCTTAAAGGACAAATCAAGGTTGAGTTGAGCTCAGCTGATGGTTTATATGAGCCACCTAATAATTTCGTTGTGGATATTCTAAATGGTGACAGCAGCGTGATTGATGGTGCGAGTGCTAACCTTGCATCTGGTGCAAGTGATCATACAAGCACTGGTATATATGAGTACTCTATATGGGCTAATCTTGGAGAGAAACTCACCTTTGTACCTCGAGACTCTAG GGTTAATGGGGAGAAGAGGATCTTGTTTTACCCCAAAGAGCATAAT GTCTTGGTTGCAAATGATGGTTGTCAAGCTTCAATTCCTGTGTTTTCTGGTCGTCCTGGCTTGTATATAGAAGGATCAGTTTCCCCTCCACTTTCTGGTGTTTATATTAAGATTTCTGCTGCGGAAGATAGCCATGTTACACTACTCAAGAAAGATGACTTGGCACTCGAGACAGTGACAGGGATGGATGGTTCTTTTGTTGGCGGACCTCTATATGATGATATATCTTATAGTGTTGAGGCTTCAAAG CCTGGCTATCATCTTAAACGCATGGGACCTCATTCCTTTTCATGCCAGAAGCTTGGCCAAATttctatacatatatattcaaAGGATGATGCCAATGAACCTATTCCTTCTGTGCTATTATCATTGAGTGGTGATGATGGATATAGGAACAACTCCGTATCTGGAGCTGGTGGAACATTCCTCTTTGATAACTTATTTCCTGGCACTTTCTATCTCCGTCCTTTGCTAAAG GAATATGCTTTCTCACCTCCAGCACAGGCAATAGAGCTTGGTTCAGGAGATACTAGGGAAGTCACTTTCGAGGCCACTCGTGTTGCTTACAG TGCTACAGGTATGATCACTCTTTTGTCTGGTCAACCAAAAGAAGGTGTCTCAGTTGAAGCTCGGTCAGAGTCGAAAGGCTACTATGAGGAGACAGTAACTGATTCATCTGGAAATTATAGACTGAGAGGACTTGTTCCTGACACAACGTATGTGATTAAAGTAGTTGAAAAGCATGGCTTGGGTTCTGCATTTGAACGCGCATCTCCAGAATCTTATACTGTTAAG GTTGGACACGGGGACATCAAGGCATTGGATTTTGTTGTCTTTGAACAGCTAGAGATGACCATTTTAAGTTGCAATGTTGAAGGGAAAAGGACAGAGGAATTTCATTCACATCTGTTGGTAGAGATCAAGTCAGCTAGTGATACATCTAAAATTGAATCCGTCTTCCCTTTGCCACTTTCCAACTTCTTCCAGGTGAAGAACCTGCCCAAGGGTAAACACCTCCTGCAGCTTAGATCAAGTCTCCAATCAAGCACCCTCAAATTTGAGTCTGATATTATTGAGGTTGACCTGGAGAAGACTGCCCAAATACATGTGGGCCCACTTAGATACAATTTTGAGGAGGACCACCAAAAACAG GAGTTGACTGTGGCACCTGTGCTCCCTCTTGTTGTTGGGGTTTCAGTAATAGCCCTTTTCATTAGCATGCCTAG ATTAAAGGATCTGTATCAGTCCACTACAGGGATACCAACACCAGGATTTGTGACAACGGCCAAAAAGGAAACTCGAAAGCCAGTTGTGAGAAAAAAGACATACTGA
- the LOC8267320 gene encoding pentatricopeptide repeat-containing protein GUN1, chloroplastic isoform X1 — MASTPPHCSITATKPYQNHQYPQNHLKNHRQTHHHRWTNQKVSLTKPPLAPSPCNAPKAAAAAAAATTTHHTPNPTFHSLSPLQSQKSDLSADFSGRRSTRFVSKLHFGRPKTNMNRHTSVALEALQQVIQYGKDDKALENVLLNFESRLCGPDDYTFLLRELGNRGDSAKAVRCFEFAVRRESGKNEQGKLASAMISTLGRLGKVELAKAVFDTALKEGYGKTVYAFSALISAYGRSGYCNEAIKVFDSMKSNGLMPNLVTYNAVIDACGKGGVEFKKVVEIFDGMLSNGVQPDRITFNSLLAVCSRGGLWEAARRLFSAMVDKGIDQDIFTYNTLLDAVCKGGQMDLAFEIMSEMPTKNILPNVVTYSTMIDGYAKVGRLDDALNMFNEMKFLGVGLDRVSYNTLLSVYAKLGRFEQALDVCKEMENAGIRKDVVTYNALLAGYGKQYRYDEVRRVFEEMKRGRVSPNLLTYSTLIDVYSKGGLYKEAMEVFREFKQAGLKADVVLYSALIDALCKNGLVESSVTLLDEMTKEGIRPNVVTYNSIIDAFGRSASAQCVVDDSGETTALQVESLSSIVVQEAIESQAADKEDNRIIEIFGKLAAEKACEAKNSGKQEILCILGVFQKMHELKIKPNVVTFSAILNACSRCDSFEDASMLLEELRLFDNQVYGVAHGLLMGYRENVWLQAQSLFDEVKLMDSSTASAFYNALTDMLWHFGQKRGAQLVVLEGKRRQVWENIWSDSCLDLHLMSSGAARAMVHAWLLNIRSIVFEGHELPKLLSILTGWGKHSKVVGDSALRRAVEALLIGMGAPFRLAKCNLGRFISTGSVVAAWLKESGTLEVLVLHDDRTHPENKDLFSLSPLPGLLHGHMVVISD; from the exons aTGGCGTCAACGCCACCACACTGTTCAATCACAGCAACTAAACCTTATCAAAACCACCAGTACCCTCAAAACCACTTAAAAAACCACCGTCAAACCCACCACCATCGCTGGACCAATCAGAAAGTATCTCTCACCAAACCCCCGCTAGCTCCCTCTCCTTGCAATGCACCAAAAGCCGCCGCCGCTGCCGCCGCCGCCACCACCACCCATCATACTCCGAATCCTACCTTCCATTCACTCTCACCTCTCCAATCTCAAAAGTCGGATCTTTCCGCCGATTTCTCGGGTCGTCGATCGACCCGATTTGTCTCCAAGCTCCACTTTGGGCGACCCAAGACTAATATGAACCGCCATACATCAGTTGCTTTGGAAGCTTTGCAACAAGTAATCCAATATGGAAAAGACGATAAAGCCCTTGAGAATGTGTTGCTTAATTTTGAGTCCAGACTTTGTGGACCTGATGATTATACTTTCTTGCTCAGAGAGCTAGGAAATAGAGGAGACTCTGCAAAAGCCGTTCGCTGTTTCGAGTTTGCAGTGAGAAGAGAGAGTGGAAAGAATGAGCAAGGTAAATTGGCTAGTGCTATGATTAGTACTCTGGGTAGATTAGGTAAAGTAGAGCTTGCTAAGGCTGTTTTCGATACTGCTCTTAAAGAGGGTTATGGTAAAACTGTTTATGCTTTTTCTGCTTTAATTAGTGCTTATGGTAGAAGTGGCTATTGTAATGAGGCTATTAAGGTTTTCGATTCTATGAAATCTAATGGTTTGATGCCGAATTTAGTTACTTATAATGCTGTTATTGATGCTTGTGGCAAAGGTGGTGTGGAGTTTAAAAAAGTAGTGGAGATTTTTGATGGGATGTTGAGTAATGGAGTACAACCAGATCGAATTACGTTTAATTCACTCCTTGCTGTTTGTAGTAGAGGTGGGTTATGGGAGGCGGCTAGACGTTTGTTTAGTGCAATGGTCGATAAGGGGATTGATCAAGATATTTTTACCTATAATACACTTTTGGATGCAGTTTGTAAAGGTGGacaaatggatttggcttttGAGATTATGTCTGAGATGCCTACGAAGAATATATTACCTAATGTTGTTACTTATAGTACCATGATTGATGGGTATGCTAAAGTTGGTAGATTAGACGACGCCCTTAATATGTTCAATGAAATGAAGTTTTTGGGTGTTGGTTTGGATAGAGTTTCATATAATACTCTTCTTTCTGTTTATGCTAAACTTGGAAGATTTGAGCAGGCTTTGGATGTTTGTAAGGAGATGGAGAATGCTGGTATTAGGAAAGATGTTGTGACTTATAATGCACTTTTGGCTGGGTATGGGAAACAATACAGGTATGATGAGGTAAGGAGAGTGTTCGAGGAGATGAAAAGGGGACGTGTATCGcctaatttattaacttattcAACCTTGATTGATGTTTACTCCAAAGGTGGTCTATACAAGGAAGCAATGGAGGTTTTTAGGGAGTTTAAGCAGGCTGGATTGAAGGCTGATGTTGTTCTTTATAGTGCACTTATAGATGCTTTGTGCAAGAATGGATTGGTGGAATCTTCTGTAACTTTACTTGATGAGATGACAAAGGAGGGTATTAGGCCTAATGTTGTCActtataattctataattgATGCCTTTGGTCGGTCAGCATCTGCACAATGTGTGGTTGATGATTCTGGTGAAACCACTGCCTTGCAAGTTGAATCTTTGTCTTCAATTGTTGTTCAGGAAGCTATTGAAAGTCAAGCAGCAGATAAGGAGGATAATAGGATAATAGAGATATTTGGGAAGCTTGCTGCTGAGAAAGCATGCGAAGCGAAAAACAGCGGCAAACAGGAAATTTTGTGCATTTTGGGAGTCTTTCAAAAGATGCATGAGCTTAAAATCAAACCAAATGTTGTCACATTTTCTGCCATTTTAAATGCTTGCAg TCGATGTGATTCATTTGAAGATGCTTCAATGTTATTGGAGGAGCTCCGATTATTTGACAATCAGGTCTACGGTGTGGCTCATGGGCTTCTCATGGGTTACAGAGAAAATGTTTGGTTGCAAGCACAGTCCTTATTTGATGAAGTCAAGTTGATGGACTCTTCAACAGCATCTGCCTTTTATAATGCTCTGACTGACATGCTATGGCACTTTGGTCAG aAACGAGGGGCCCAACTGGTTGTGCTTGAAGGTAAACGTCGGCAGGTATGGGAGAATATCTGGTCCGATTCTTGCTTAGATTTGCATCTGATGTCTTCTGGGGCTGCTCGGGCAATGGTTCATGCATGGTTGCTAAATATTCGCTCTATCGTGTTTGAGGGACATGAGTTGCCAAAGTTGTTAAG TATTTTGACTGGATGGGGCAAACACAGCAAAGTAGTTGGTGATAGTGCACTGAGGCGGGCTGTTGAGGCACTTCTAATTGGCATGGGTGCACCCTTTAGGTTAGCCAAATGCAACTTAGGTAGATTTATATCAACAGGATCCGTGGTTGCTGCCTGGTTAAAAGAGTCTGGCACGCTAGAAGTGCTTGTGCTTCATGATGATAGAACTCATCCAGAAAAT AAAGATCTCTTCTCTCTTTCCCCTCTCCCTGGGCTTCTTCATGGGCACATGGTAGTTATTTCAGATTGA
- the LOC8267320 gene encoding pentatricopeptide repeat-containing protein GUN1, chloroplastic isoform X2 has translation MASTPPHCSITATKPYQNHQYPQNHLKNHRQTHHHRWTNQKVSLTKPPLAPSPCNAPKAAAAAAAATTTHHTPNPTFHSLSPLQSQKSDLSADFSGRRSTRFVSKLHFGRPKTNMNRHTSVALEALQQVIQYGKDDKALENVLLNFESRLCGPDDYTFLLRELGNRGDSAKAVRCFEFAVRRESGKNEQGKLASAMISTLGRLGKVELAKAVFDTALKEGYGKTVYAFSALISAYGRSGYCNEAIKVFDSMKSNGLMPNLVTYNAVIDACGKGGVEFKKVVEIFDGMLSNGVQPDRITFNSLLAVCSRGGLWEAARRLFSAMVDKGIDQDIFTYNTLLDAVCKGGQMDLAFEIMSEMPTKNILPNVVTYSTMIDGYAKVGRLDDALNMFNEMKFLGVGLDRVSYNTLLSVYAKLGRFEQALDVCKEMENAGIRKDVVTYNALLAGYGKQYRYDEVRRVFEEMKRGRVSPNLLTYSTLIDVYSKGGLYKEAMEVFREFKQAGLKADVVLYSALIDALCKNGLVESSVTLLDEMTKEGIRPNVVTYNSIIDAFGRSASAQCVVDDSGETTALQVESLSSIVVQEAIESQAADKEDNRIIEIFGKLAAEKACEAKNSGKQEILCILGVFQKMHELKIKPNVVTFSAILNACSRCDSFEDASMLLEELRLFDNQVYGVAHGLLMGYRENVWLQAQSLFDEVKLMDSSTASAFYNALTDMLWHFGQKRGAQLVVLEGKRRQVWENIWSDSCLDLHLMSSGAARAMVHAWLLNIRSIVFEGHELPKLLSILTGWGKHSKVVGDSALRRAVEALLIGMGAPFRLAKCNLGRFISTGSVVAAWLKESGTLEVLVLHDDRTHPENVRKISSLFPLSLGFFMGTW, from the exons aTGGCGTCAACGCCACCACACTGTTCAATCACAGCAACTAAACCTTATCAAAACCACCAGTACCCTCAAAACCACTTAAAAAACCACCGTCAAACCCACCACCATCGCTGGACCAATCAGAAAGTATCTCTCACCAAACCCCCGCTAGCTCCCTCTCCTTGCAATGCACCAAAAGCCGCCGCCGCTGCCGCCGCCGCCACCACCACCCATCATACTCCGAATCCTACCTTCCATTCACTCTCACCTCTCCAATCTCAAAAGTCGGATCTTTCCGCCGATTTCTCGGGTCGTCGATCGACCCGATTTGTCTCCAAGCTCCACTTTGGGCGACCCAAGACTAATATGAACCGCCATACATCAGTTGCTTTGGAAGCTTTGCAACAAGTAATCCAATATGGAAAAGACGATAAAGCCCTTGAGAATGTGTTGCTTAATTTTGAGTCCAGACTTTGTGGACCTGATGATTATACTTTCTTGCTCAGAGAGCTAGGAAATAGAGGAGACTCTGCAAAAGCCGTTCGCTGTTTCGAGTTTGCAGTGAGAAGAGAGAGTGGAAAGAATGAGCAAGGTAAATTGGCTAGTGCTATGATTAGTACTCTGGGTAGATTAGGTAAAGTAGAGCTTGCTAAGGCTGTTTTCGATACTGCTCTTAAAGAGGGTTATGGTAAAACTGTTTATGCTTTTTCTGCTTTAATTAGTGCTTATGGTAGAAGTGGCTATTGTAATGAGGCTATTAAGGTTTTCGATTCTATGAAATCTAATGGTTTGATGCCGAATTTAGTTACTTATAATGCTGTTATTGATGCTTGTGGCAAAGGTGGTGTGGAGTTTAAAAAAGTAGTGGAGATTTTTGATGGGATGTTGAGTAATGGAGTACAACCAGATCGAATTACGTTTAATTCACTCCTTGCTGTTTGTAGTAGAGGTGGGTTATGGGAGGCGGCTAGACGTTTGTTTAGTGCAATGGTCGATAAGGGGATTGATCAAGATATTTTTACCTATAATACACTTTTGGATGCAGTTTGTAAAGGTGGacaaatggatttggcttttGAGATTATGTCTGAGATGCCTACGAAGAATATATTACCTAATGTTGTTACTTATAGTACCATGATTGATGGGTATGCTAAAGTTGGTAGATTAGACGACGCCCTTAATATGTTCAATGAAATGAAGTTTTTGGGTGTTGGTTTGGATAGAGTTTCATATAATACTCTTCTTTCTGTTTATGCTAAACTTGGAAGATTTGAGCAGGCTTTGGATGTTTGTAAGGAGATGGAGAATGCTGGTATTAGGAAAGATGTTGTGACTTATAATGCACTTTTGGCTGGGTATGGGAAACAATACAGGTATGATGAGGTAAGGAGAGTGTTCGAGGAGATGAAAAGGGGACGTGTATCGcctaatttattaacttattcAACCTTGATTGATGTTTACTCCAAAGGTGGTCTATACAAGGAAGCAATGGAGGTTTTTAGGGAGTTTAAGCAGGCTGGATTGAAGGCTGATGTTGTTCTTTATAGTGCACTTATAGATGCTTTGTGCAAGAATGGATTGGTGGAATCTTCTGTAACTTTACTTGATGAGATGACAAAGGAGGGTATTAGGCCTAATGTTGTCActtataattctataattgATGCCTTTGGTCGGTCAGCATCTGCACAATGTGTGGTTGATGATTCTGGTGAAACCACTGCCTTGCAAGTTGAATCTTTGTCTTCAATTGTTGTTCAGGAAGCTATTGAAAGTCAAGCAGCAGATAAGGAGGATAATAGGATAATAGAGATATTTGGGAAGCTTGCTGCTGAGAAAGCATGCGAAGCGAAAAACAGCGGCAAACAGGAAATTTTGTGCATTTTGGGAGTCTTTCAAAAGATGCATGAGCTTAAAATCAAACCAAATGTTGTCACATTTTCTGCCATTTTAAATGCTTGCAg TCGATGTGATTCATTTGAAGATGCTTCAATGTTATTGGAGGAGCTCCGATTATTTGACAATCAGGTCTACGGTGTGGCTCATGGGCTTCTCATGGGTTACAGAGAAAATGTTTGGTTGCAAGCACAGTCCTTATTTGATGAAGTCAAGTTGATGGACTCTTCAACAGCATCTGCCTTTTATAATGCTCTGACTGACATGCTATGGCACTTTGGTCAG aAACGAGGGGCCCAACTGGTTGTGCTTGAAGGTAAACGTCGGCAGGTATGGGAGAATATCTGGTCCGATTCTTGCTTAGATTTGCATCTGATGTCTTCTGGGGCTGCTCGGGCAATGGTTCATGCATGGTTGCTAAATATTCGCTCTATCGTGTTTGAGGGACATGAGTTGCCAAAGTTGTTAAG TATTTTGACTGGATGGGGCAAACACAGCAAAGTAGTTGGTGATAGTGCACTGAGGCGGGCTGTTGAGGCACTTCTAATTGGCATGGGTGCACCCTTTAGGTTAGCCAAATGCAACTTAGGTAGATTTATATCAACAGGATCCGTGGTTGCTGCCTGGTTAAAAGAGTCTGGCACGCTAGAAGTGCTTGTGCTTCATGATGATAGAACTCATCCAGAAAATGTGAG AAAGATCTCTTCTCTCTTTCCCCTCTCCCTGGGCTTCTTCATGGGCACATGGTAG
- the LOC8267319 gene encoding probable pectinesterase 66, which produces MMQLLYSFALVLILILYSSPAACKALDCQLQEFRKVAFTYTVDKSGKGNFTTIQSAINSVPEGNTQWLCIQISPEKYREKVTIPENKPCIFLKGAGRKLTIIEWGDHETTNTSATFSSYSDNIIAKGITFKNTYNLLQKPDRVDWKQAVSARIRGDKCAFYRCAFLGVQDTLWDEKGRHLFKKCFIEGAVDFIFGKAKSVYERCLIYVNIGRYEPELEGYITAQKKELTDHESGFVFKDSEINGTGKAYLGRAWGPYSTVIIQNTTLSDVVVPQGWNAWDYVQQEENFTYVEVDNKGAGANTSNRVPWLKKLNADELSKFLSMSFIDSDGWLAKLPNTS; this is translated from the exons ATGATGCAGCTCCTATATTCATTTGCGTTAgtattgatattgattcttTATTCCAGTCCTGCCGCCTGTAAGGCTTTGGATTGCCAATTACAGGAATTCAGAAAGGTTGCATTCACATATACCGTTGATAAATCAGGCAAGGGAAACTTCACAACAATTCAAAGCGCCATCAATTCAGTTCCTGAAGGGAACACTCAGTGGCTATGCATCCAGATTTCTCCAGAAAAATATAG GGAAAAAGTTACAATTCCTGAGAACAAACCTTGCATTTTTCTCAAAGGGGCAGGCAGGAAGTTGACAATTATTGAATGGGGAGATCATGAAACTACAAACACAAGCGCTACCTTCAGTTCCTATTCCGATAACATCATAGCAAAAGGGATTACATTCAAG aaTACTTATAATCTACTACAAAAGCCAGATAGGGTGGACTGGAAACAAGCTGTGTCGGCTAGAATAAGAGGAGATAAGTGTGCTTTCTATCGTTGTGCCTTTCTGGGGGTACAAGATACGCTGTGGGACGAGAAGGGCCGCCATTTGTTCAAAAAATGTTTCATTGAAGGTGCTGTGGATTTCATTTTTGGCAAAGCCAAATCTGTGTACGAG AGATGCttaatatatgttaatataGGAAGATACGAGCCAGAACTAGAAGGATATATAAcagcacaaaagaaagaattgaCAGACCATGAAAGTGGGTTTGTGTTCAAAGATTCAGAAATTAATGGGACCGGTAAAGCTTATCTTGGAAGAGCATGGGGACCTTATTCTACTGTGATCATCCAGAACACAACTCTATCGGATGTTGTAGTGCCTCAAGGCTGGAATGCTTGGGACTACGTACAGCAGGA AGAAAATTTTACGTACGTGGAGGTTGATAATAAAGGAGCAGGAGCGAACACTTCCAATAGGGTACCATGGTTGAAGAAGCTTAATGCTGATGAGCTTAGCAAATTTCTGAGCATGTCATTCATCGATTCAGATGGGTGGCTTGCTAAGTTACCCAATACCTCCTag